The sequence below is a genomic window from Xiphophorus maculatus strain JP 163 A chromosome 18, X_maculatus-5.0-male, whole genome shotgun sequence.
GATTTCACGGCGCTGGCAGCCTTCGTTCAGCCatcaaacaggaagcagcaggcaCAGTCACATTACAGCAGCATTAATCAAAGATCAAGATTATTAGTGCGCAGGACGGCATCGGTTTGACAAAGAAACGGATGCCGTTTGATGCCCTGCGAGATGAGTCGGGGAGCCATTAAAAGGCCCGCAGCCCAACTTGTCAAATGAGCACTTGAGCGAGAGCAGAGCTGAAACAGCTAACACTCTGCAAAGAGTACGAGACAACGGCCCACCAAGGATACACTATTCATTTGAAGAAGTCCCACAGGACTGCGCCAAAATAGTCAAATTAAAATgcctctgcagcaggaagacgGCCAAGTCTCAGCAGCTTTGGGTCTATCGCTACAGAGGGAAAGCCGTTGTTTCTTAAAGTGGCGgcattatgcattttccaggcacaaaaTTGTACTATCAAGTTCCTACTGTATGTTACCTTGAGTTGTTACAAAAACACTGTGTATGTCAAATATAACTTGACTTTGccatttgacaccttgaaactgggcctctgtctctttaagaagctctgcCTCCAGCACCTCATCACAACAGTACTCCTCCATTATTCTGCTtaaagcctcttttttttttttttaggagagTTGGACTAAGCAGTTtgcatgatgagctcagcagacaccGTTCCGCGATTGCTGCTAGCCTGGAGGGTCTGTCATTATTATAACATTCAAAAGATATTTATCATCAAAAACCACTGGGAGAAACATGGACAGTGCAAGTGCAAGCccattttgtcagattaaaaatccaataaacttcaatgtattttattaggaatTATTTACGGCTGATTTTGGCTTAAAAGTCTTCAGATACTAGAATTTCAAAGATTCAAGTATTTTCCAGGTCTCAGCAAGGCTAACTCTGGTAAGCATattccatttcctgttttttcccctacggagaaacatggtggtggcatcatCATGTTGAGAGGATGCTTTACTCTACAAGCGACAGTGAAGCCGGTCAGTTCTTTGGAAGGGTATGTGGAGCCACCTTGAATGTGttattattagcatttttaaaaattgaaaagtaAATATAGATGTCATTTTGACTCGcatggccaaaaaaaaaaaaaaaaaaaagtatagtGCAACGTCTGCTGAAGGGTGCCAAATAAAAACGCTTGCCGTTCTTTTTCCAGACGTATTttcttaaatggaaaatcaTGCATAATGTTCTTTCCACTATACAAATATGGATACTTTTGTGTTAATCTGCAAGTAAAAggctttaaatatgaaaaaagtccAAGGGTCATAAACATTTACGCAAGGCAGTGTTTGTATTCTACAGCCAACAGTCCtataatgaaacataaaacctcAAACAATCTTTATGCTGAAGTCCAAATATAGGCCTAATGGCTACATATTCACCAGTGTGTCCACAGCTGCGTTACGGCGCTCAGCTATTCTAAATTATGATGTCGTCTTGACTGTTGCTCTCACAAGAATTGACTTGAACTGAGAGTAATGAATCGGGTCTCGCCTCCTTCCATCTGTGACTTTGAAACTGTTCATTAATGACTGCCTCGAAACCTGTGGGAACCCGCTGCTCAGAGCAGACCCCCACGGACCAGCGCTTCTTCAGCGGGGAATTAAACCAACACCAGGATTTTAAGGATCATTATCTCTGGCCGCCCAAGAAGAGACGGAGTGGACAACAAACGTCTGTCATTAAACCCCAAGAGGAGACAAAACGGTATAAAAAAGTCTTTGCAACGGGGAAGTTAATGATGTGCAGGTAAATGGGAAAAGTAGCGCCCTAGAGGGATCTTAATTAGATATTTTCAATCTTGTCAGCCAAATGAAATCCTCCTACAACAGAAAACCGCAGTTTGAAGCTGAAGTGACAAATGTGATAAATGATGATAAATAACCGCCGGCTAATATTTccctattaaaataaaaagtcacatttgttAATTGACTTTCCCGCCTGGGAACTAGGGGTCACATTGCGTAATATTTGACACATTCTGCCAAGagaagtttagaaaaatcacaaattgaGGAAAAAGTATTATtgacaagtaaaaaaatatatatatctttctTCCatagcaagaaaataaaagttgttatAATATCCTTTATCTATGCAAGTTAAATTatctcaataaataatattgttgttttgagacaatttttaagtaatataataatGTAGTAATAATATAGTATGTATATAGTAATAGTGTAATAATATAGTAAAGTAACAATGCAAGTTTGCTCTCtcaaaagaccaataaactttaattttgtaaagaacactttgACGCtggaacatattttaaatatccaaaataaaagaaccaaaaatataaaataaataaaaacaatttttttaaaacacacacacacccataacCATAAATAAAGTGGTTGATGGAgtctaaacaaaattgcccttcaacaTAATGATAAACTtcagaagcagcattcagcttttaTACTCCTCTATTCtggaaacttccagaaaactgcaaaactgctgaaacactcaaatcaagactaaaaactcaCCTGCTCAGAGCTGCCTTTGACAGCACCGGATGTCATTTATcataatgtaatgtttattgtttcataattacttactttgttttatggtgtaaagaactttgaaccGTCTTGTCACTAAAAtgtgcaacacaaacaaacctgaCTAGAATGGAGTTATCAAGCTCATTCTGATTTATCATGCTATTAATCAAATAACTGCTTACTGCGACAGGCTTACCTACTTCTACAAGTGAATTTCAACTTTTATTCATAAACTATGTGAGCTCAAATGGCAAATATTTCTGGATCACTTCTACATTACACAAGTGATagaggaacaaaaacatgcaaagatAATTCTGGGTTTCAACACATTTtgctaaagtaataaaaaggtttaaaaaaaaataagaaaaagcacattttcacgCATTAAGTATGATTTCCGTTGATATGGAGTGCTTCACTAAAGCGCCCTGACCAGGTGGCTGATGGGAGGGAAAGCTAATCTCAATAACGAGTGTCTGAGCATGCCCACTTGCAAACTGCCGTTACAATTTCAGCACAATGTGAATCAGCAGAGACGCTGCCGGcgttaaaatgtttactttattcAACTCTGGATGTATGCGAGGCATCCCATGTGCAAGAGCAGGAATACGTTTTCCCATCTGGGCTCGACTTACCAGCCTCTGAGCTTGTATGCCTCTGGGATGTCTGGGTTGATCATCATGGTGCTGCTGAAGGACGCGGAAAGCGAGCGGCCTCCGAAGTCCGAGAGCTTGGCGGCCTTTATGGCTACGATCGGCTGTCCGGAGCCGTCGAACTTCTCCGCCTGCAAAAcgaaaagaaaatgtctgaaaatggGCCTCAAACACCACTCAACTCTCTGTTTCTCCACATCATCCGCAGTAAAAGCACATTGTCGCACAGATACAAATAGAATGGAGCACAAAGTAAACAAGTAAGTAGTTCCCCCAAGTTTTTCTCCTTCATACTTTAAATGACTGAAAGAACCAGAAGATGGGAGagttaaaaaacaaaggaaagaaaagaaagattgGAACAGGGAGTGACTGTATACTTCATACATAAGGAAAATATCTTTAAAGTTGTTTGACGCTGGTACTGTTCTTAAGCTGCACGTTTTGTTTCATCAAATCCCTTTGGAAGTggaacacatttaaaaaggaaactaaAGGGAAGACGCTGCCTCTCAACAGGAGGAAGTAATTTTGCCAGCagaagggaaaataaaattttaaaaaaatatcaatgcTGGGAGTTCACTTACGTTACCACAAGGACACATTTTAGTCAATAACTTTATTCTGCGAGCTTAGAATTATTTTCAGGTTTCACAACTCAAGCAAAGAGCAACTTTTCTAATATGCAAAGATGCAACTAACAGTATTCACATTTTCTACCAATTAATCGGATAAAGAAATTGGCACATTCGtcagattttgcatttaaccacttaagtcttttttttatacattagaaacacaaaagatgcaattgaaattaaaaaaaagcttagtGAATGCCCGATCATTCGTAGAAAAAGATGCAGCTAAAAATACTTAATCAGAGCTCAGCGCTTTCTGCTCGACTCATCAGCACAGTGTAGTGATTTGTTACTTTCTGAATTAACCGATTAGTAATTAGACACCAAAGAGTGcttaggagatttttttttttaaatatacagaatttgaaccacgTGGAGCTAAACCTGCCACTCGAGTTTAGGGTATTccaaagttttttatttattttaaatgcaaaatgtacatatttcttgtacagttttggcttaattactgctctgagtatgttgttctttcagcaaaattGCCTTTTCTATTAAGTCTGTGTACGCCAGATAACGATTAATCGTTTGatcacaattaatccgattaataGTTTCAgcccaaatcttttttttttccgccTAATTTGATACTTCTTGTGACATTACATGGGATTCCTTGAAGAAGCCCTTCCACTTAGAAACACTTCAACAAAAACTCCCCGGCCCTGCGTGCTTTTACTCACTTCCTCTCCCCACAGGGTGACGGTCACCAACTTCCCGGACATGTCCATCAAACTCAGCGCCCTCTTGGACACTTCGCGGTTGGCCTTGGTCGTCAGGCGGGTCAGCTCATCCACGCTCTTGCACACTCCAATTACATCtgtaatgcaaaagaaaaaagaaaaaaaaaaaagcattaggCATAGCGGGACACGGTAGATTTACGTTACCACCAACACTGAACCGCCGTGTACAGCCCTGTTGCATATGCATGGAAATATACGCCGAATGTCCTCTGAGAAACACAAAGGAATTATAAAGTATATCTAATTTCTAAAGCTGCCTGAGGTAATTCTTCTCGACTTGGCAGTGAAATAAAGAGGAATCAGCTGTTACATTGAGTGTTGTTTCATATCCACagcaacacaaatgtttttgttcttaggAGTCTACTTAAATATAGACTTTTGAATGACAAAGGATtggaaaattacacattttcaacGTTTTGATTTTAACTGCTTTATTATACCAGGGAAGATTCTTATTGCAGGAAATGCCAAAAGTCTGgaagacaaatttatttatttatataggaCTATTTGCTTCATGATGCTTAAGTCACAGCTACAACCAGATTcacatgacaaaacaaaaacaaaaaaaagaaactatgaatTTCTTAAAAAGACTAAATATATGCGATGAAAaaacttgaatttaaaaaaaacaagtggacTACTTGGAGAAACGTTTTTTGCCCATACatatgcaacatttaaaacGTGTGATTGACGTATGTAAGGTCAACTGCTTTAATAGATTAAATGAGTTGGCATTAAGGACATCGGAGCCTTAATTTTAGAtcaatttaagactttttaaggacaCGCAGACGCCCCaattaaagttttacattttcttaaagtttCCGTTTGTGTGATTACGCAACTTACACAGTTGCGTGTCCTTACCAACGATAGCgtctttctctctgttctccAAGTCGCCGATGGAGACAAAGTCGCACTGCATCATGGGAACGTCGCAGCTGTCCTCACAGGGAATGACGGTGGACTCTCCGTTGAGAGTCATTTCGTAGTCGTTCTTCACCGACGTGTACTGCTTGTTTGCGATCTTCAGAGAGCCCTTGGAGACGTAGTAGACCTGGCGGATGAGGCCGGCGCATTAATCAGAGATCTGGGGGAGCGTTTCACCTGACTTGAATGGTGCAAACGAGATAGGACTTCAGACAGCAGGCGGGGTGGGGAGGCATCAACAGAGCCTGGCAGATGATCATAAGCTGCTTATTGTATGGGTACGGCACTGCCAGATGACTCATTCATAGTCTCTGTGGTTTTACCGCGCAGAGTGCCAGCAGCTGCTGACAGAGCACCGCGCTGCCAGAGCTGTCCAACGgcggaggaggaagaaaagttTTCCGGCAGGTAGTTTGGGAAACCCCGGGTCCGGAGGAAGAATCTCACCTTGCCGACCTCGATGAGAGAGAAGAACTTGTCGACTTCTTGGTTGAAGCAGGTCACACGGATCTCCCCCTGgagttaaaaacatgaaatcttctttttaaaacatagaCAAACTTTGGACAGAGATATTGGGAGTTTATTTATGCAGAGAAATAATTAGTGATGCActgattcacttttttttttttttttccaatacgATATCTCAGGTTTGGTATCAGCCGATACGGATACGATACAAAAAAACTGCTGAATTAAAGttgatttctttaaacaagcagacataaatgtactgagtAACAAATTCATTGGATAACTCTGCACCGGTACAACATACtaaatacatgtaaaaacaacaaatatttggtCAATCAAACATATTAGGAGTATGACacccaatgtaaaataaataaactgaaactgacaaaaacaatacgtcgactaccttggtcaaacatgtaaaaaaataaattgcaacaaACAATCTTTCAAAAGGTTCAGGAAGTGCAATTAATGTACAACGAATAATAAAACATGGCATCACTCAGAGCACAAGGGATAGAAATAGACTGACTAGATCTGTCATTATGGACTGGACACATGGTCACGGATACATGAGCTAGAATATCGGATCAGTGCATGCTTAATAAGAAATACGGGTAAAAACTTACACTTTCATCTACGATCTCCATAGAGAAGAGTTTTCCTTCGCCTCGAGCGTTGCTCCACGTACGAACGGAGCTCTTGTTGGTCACACGACCCCGGATTGTCCACCTTTAAGAGAAATTTAATGCTCATTAAGGCTTTGTAAAGGAAAAATGTCCCTTTTCTGAGGATATGTATACAGACATGTAAGAATGAACACATTTAGTCATTAATTCACAATCTGTTCTTTGCAGCTTTTGAAAACAGGTTTCCAGGacttccattttaaaaaaatcttaggCTTTTCTTGTTGTGTTTACTTCTTAGCTAGGTCGCCAATTTCAATACCAGTGAGGTGCTTAAAATGAACTTAGAAAAAGCACAAAGATGTAAAACGACATTTAAAAAAGTAGCTGGAAAACAAGGcagcaaagtgtttttttattttcattttttcagtaTTCGAGACTGAGGTTTTGCAATGCTAGGTGTATAAACTACTAATGCAAGATgctaaagaaaacttaaaattaatagtttagtttttgtttaaaattaccACTCTACTCTACAACCACTAATGACAGAAAGgctagaaaagaaagaaatatgtcCACCTGAGGTGTCAGGAAAAATGTCAAGCCTGGCGGGCCTCCAGGCTTAACTTGCCaacttgttcattttaaataggGCTTTTATAGATCAGTAACAGTAAGAGAAAAGAGTTCAAGAATAACTACATAAAATGattatattttcaattaatgcatattaagacTGTTACAATTCAAACGACCAACAAAGCATGCATGCTGACTTGGACTGGTAGGGGTTGAGGCTGGCGATGGGGACAATTTTGGAGCTTCCTCCTGGAGTATCAGGCAAAGCAGAAGGAATCTTCTTTGCAAAGTTTCTCTTCAAATTTGTGTCTACACCTAGAGAAACAAAGAGGGGacaaaaaggaataaataacGAACAGAGACGTGGAGGAGTCgaaagaaagagacaaataCATTATTCATCACAAATcccaaaaatctaatttctttggAGTGCAACCACTTGATCGGCGTGATTATCCCACTTCACCGGGGGAGAGGGAATCTTAACGAAAAGACGCGGCGCTTCAAAGTTTTGCCGACTTGACTCCCGCCAAGAACAACAGATGAGGATGTTATTAAATCAGCTGGCCCCAGATATGTGATCCGGCATTTTAGGCGAGAAGCATGACTCGCGTTCCCACAGAATCGGGGGCCGAGCGTGAAGCACTGCAACAAACAGGAGCAGCTCTTCCCGAGCACAGCACATTTGATTTGTGTGCGTCTCACGTGGAGGATTAGAGTTCAAAGTGTCCACTTAAGTCCTCCCACTTTGCAAACCACTGCACTTCTGGTAATTAAGCCCCCCCACTCCTCCCCAGATCAAGCAAGCGCACTGAGAAATGAACAACGACTGTGCTGATGATGACCAGGACGGCTGGCACAATCTTAATTCCCCACAAGGCAGATTTGAGGGATGAATACCTCCCATGACACACGTGGGGGAACACGGCGACGGCTGGATTTCACATGTCTGCAGGTTAAAATTGCTGGAAAACATGCCTGACGTGACCACCTTGTTGTCTTTCACAGACAAGTTAATGTTCTGATCTAATCCACACTTTTCAACACTGCCACTCAAACCGAGGTGTATAAATTATAATGACTGCACACACAGGGGCAGATGGATAAACTCACAGACAGGAAACCAGATGGACAGGCTGAATTTCacggcaaaacaaaaatatttccacaaattAAAATGGCAAATATTTCTACAAGGGctgtcaaaattatttctgtcatgCGAATCTTTAGGTCGCCTCTCTGCGACGGATAgctgctgccacctggtggccaTTTCTGATAGTAATTTGATTTctgttgtgaatttttttaaattacattttcctaaatgttatttatgtcGTGCAGGTTAAATGCAAGCATCCACTCaccttcatttctgttttgtggCTGCAGAGGCGGTCTGCTCTCAGGGACTGGAGCTGGCTGCGGGCCTTTGCTCTGGCCTGACAGggaaatttatgttaaaaccaTCAGAATTAACTTTATTGTCCAAAGTTATGTGCACAAAAACGACTGGAATTTGATTTCAAGCGCTCAGTCTGTTACAGAAATGAAGCATagtctaaatattttagtactAAACATGTAAACGATGTacagaaacttttttaaagtgcaataaagcaaaggagaaaaaaaaattaaatacagcccaagcattatttttgtttacatatttgtaaagGAACAGAAAGCAGTGATGTCTGTGATTATTTCCATGCATATTCACTGCATCTTAAATGATGAGAGAACGCTCACCATCAGAGTAAGGAATTGGGTCTCCTATTTTATCAGAGGCGTCAGcaggtttgatgacgtcaatttCTAAAATGATTACCACTCGTCTGTAAAGACAGATAACACATAACAATAGTTGGGGTGGGGGGGgagtaagaaagaaagaaagaaaaaagcaacattgcCAACAAAATCTATAGCAAAATCTTCATACCGTCCATCTTTGAGCACATTTGTGACCTGCCGCTTCAGGACGCACACGCAGTTTGGGACCAGAAGGTTTTCCTCGGCCATGTAGTTTAGCTGAGTGGAGAGCATGAAGGCTGCAGGAGTGCAGAGAGACGCAACAAGAGAGGACAGCATGAACTGTAAATCCTACTGCGAATATTTAGGACAACCAATACATGCAAGAATCACTTTCACATTTCAGATGAGATTTAAATGtgaatccctttttttttttttttggcaaaacaaacataaccttaaaagctaaaaaaaaaacaatatcaacTAACAAGAAGGCTGGGCTTATACCCCTGACCTACTTCCTAGTGGGTCAACGATTTCACATCCAGCTGCCTCTCTATTAGATATCTAGAAAGGGAAACTATGAGGAACCAACAGAGTAATTAAGTGTCATGTTTTTGGCAAATCCTGATCAAATCAGGGTTTCTGATTAATTATTTGAAAGCATGGGCCCCATCGCAAAACATTCAGATGCAGTTTTGTTTGGAGATGTAGCTAAAGGAGCTTATAGTTTACATACCTATATCCTTTCAGCCCACAAATGGAAACGAATCGCATTCAAAACAGTGGAGCAAAAAGTAAATTGGAGACAAAATAACTTACATGACAGTGTGTGTCGTCCATCGCTCATCATCACCCTGAAGCGAGAGGGCCCACTCCCGCCGTCGATCTTGCGAATGTTCTAAAAGTTCATGTAAAAACGGTTGACTATATAGATGGAAAATGATGGTTTAGCAAAATTAGACTTCTCAAGTGGAACAAGATGAAAAAACAAgatgagcaaaataaaaaaaaaggctttggGGGAACCACTAACATTCCCTACTAAAATAAACCTTGGCAGGATAGAGACAACAGAAATGGTGGATTCAGCAAGAAACAATGAATGGGTggggaaacaaacacaaatttaacatttaactaaaTTACAGGATTTGTAGGAAAATAGCTGGATGCATTTTAGACTCTTTCAGGCCTGAGACTGAGATTCATCAGTCTAAAGGCAAAATTAGATACACAAGTTAACCCATatctccattttatttttttaaaaacgctcAAAGCTTTTTCATCGTTTGAAAGTTATTCTTGATACTCCTGCATGCAAAGATATCTACTTTTGTCGTGCAACTTTTTTTTGATAATGTTGACAACTCATCTTTCCGTTCAAAACGTGTTGTTTACCGAATGATAGATATGGTTCAGTGAAATCAATCAAATGGCTGCATTAAAGTCATTTACATGCCATTTCGTCTGTAATTAGTGGTGCGGCTGTtgcataaaaagtttttatttttactcaccaGCAACTGAAGCACTGCTTCGCTCCAACCGCTGCCATTTGCTAAAGCCTTTAAGATCATtaaggggggagaaaaaaaatacattttcagaaatatatcATCGCATAGCCACgcgtttttcttttaaattaacttacaaACTTATTTCAATCTATATTCGACTGCAATTTGGGTTGAGATAGTtgtattttctgttctgttgaaAGATTAGCAAACCCCAACGTGACTTTTTAAGACGTACATATAAAAGCATATTGTTCAAACAAATTAATGTCAGCTTGATGCTGTCTACAACAAAGACAATTTGGACATAATTCAGAAATGAAGAACCAAAACAGACTCTAGAACACCTTGTTATCAATATAGTTGGTTTTTATAACTCAACCTTACCTCTATCGCGCCCGTTGAAAGACTCGCCATGACTGTAAGGAGTCAGTTTAGTAAGAAAATACGACTTAATTTGACGACTAGCGGACAAACAGGTCAACGAATCACTAACAAATGAAGCCAAACTGCGTCTGAGGCGCCAAAAGCTTCGACAAGGACGCGCGCGAAGAGTTGAGCGTGTTGTCAGTTTCCGCTTCCGCTCACTGATCTAAGGTAAGCTTGGAATCATTCAGAGAGTTTAAACACAGCTAGGAGTCTCTGCGAAACTGACCTGAGACCGGCCGCGCCAACCAGACTGTGACGTAATATTTTTCATGTGGTGCGTTCAATGAGGTACGGAAACAGGCTACT
It includes:
- the rpa1 gene encoding replication protein A 70 kDa DNA-binding subunit, giving the protein MASLSTGAIEALANGSGWSEAVLQLLNIRKIDGGSGPSRFRVMMSDGRHTLSSFMLSTQLNYMAEENLLVPNCVCVLKRQVTNVLKDGRRVVIILEIDVIKPADASDKIGDPIPYSDGQSKGPQPAPVPESRPPLQPQNRNEGVDTNLKRNFAKKIPSALPDTPGGSSKIVPIASLNPYQSKWTIRGRVTNKSSVRTWSNARGEGKLFSMEIVDESGEIRVTCFNQEVDKFFSLIEVGKVYYVSKGSLKIANKQYTSVKNDYEMTLNGESTVIPCEDSCDVPMMQCDFVSIGDLENREKDAIVDVIGVCKSVDELTRLTTKANREVSKRALSLMDMSGKLVTVTLWGEEAEKFDGSGQPIVAIKAAKLSDFGGRSLSASFSSTMMINPDIPEAYKLRGWFDKEGHAMEGQSLTEVRGAGRSLLENWKSLADVKSEHLGHGDKADYYSCIATIVFLRKENCLYQACPSQDCNKKVVDQQNGMFRCEKCDKEFPNFKYRLILSANIADHADNQWVTCFQDSAEAILGQNAAYLGQLKDSNESAFDEIFQQANFNTFIFRNRVKLETYNDESRIKATVMEVKPVDHRDYSKRLIMNIRSMGAK